A portion of the Mesobacillus sp. AQ2 genome contains these proteins:
- a CDS encoding M23 family metallopeptidase, with amino-acid sequence MDLASAAEQDQDIYKKRMDLYTQVEAVTQIPWYYIAAVDQYERNVRQARKDLPKAEGTAGIYFKPEEWAGLLNPNLEDDSPVSIQFFNGIGFDGNGDGKASLKDDEDVIQAFAQYLLNYGTDHENIKIGLWNYYKRDKTVGIIIGKAMIYKHFGRLDLDTHVFPLPLRSNHSYNNTWGDARGWGGRRIHEGTDIFAGYGVPVRATGYGIIEMKGWNKYGGWRVGIRDINNTYHYFAHLSGFAKDLRVGQIVEPGTVIGGVGSSGYGPPGTSGKFPPHLHYGMYKDNGYTEWSFDPYPHLKLWSRQERARLKKR; translated from the coding sequence GTGGATTTAGCATCTGCAGCTGAGCAGGACCAGGATATCTATAAAAAGAGAATGGATCTCTACACTCAAGTTGAAGCGGTTACCCAGATTCCCTGGTATTATATTGCTGCGGTGGATCAATATGAACGGAATGTCCGCCAGGCAAGAAAGGACTTGCCAAAAGCTGAAGGTACAGCCGGAATTTACTTCAAGCCGGAAGAGTGGGCTGGACTTCTGAATCCAAATCTGGAGGATGACAGTCCAGTTTCCATACAATTTTTCAATGGAATCGGGTTCGATGGAAATGGTGACGGCAAAGCAAGCCTGAAGGATGATGAAGATGTAATCCAGGCTTTCGCCCAATATCTCCTTAATTACGGTACAGACCATGAGAATATTAAAATTGGCCTCTGGAATTACTATAAACGCGATAAGACAGTCGGAATCATCATAGGAAAAGCGATGATCTACAAGCATTTTGGACGCTTGGACCTTGATACACATGTATTCCCTCTCCCGCTTCGGAGCAACCACAGCTATAACAACACTTGGGGAGATGCACGCGGTTGGGGCGGCAGACGTATCCATGAAGGGACGGATATTTTCGCCGGCTATGGAGTACCAGTCCGAGCCACAGGGTATGGCATTATTGAAATGAAAGGCTGGAACAAATATGGCGGATGGCGGGTCGGCATCCGTGATATCAATAATACCTACCATTACTTCGCCCACCTGAGCGGGTTTGCAAAGGACCTTAGAGTAGGGCAGATCGTTGAGCCTGGAACGGTCATAGGCGGTGTGGGAAGCTCCGGGTACGGGCCGCCGGGAACCAGCGGGAAATTCCCCCCGCACCTGCATTATGGCATGTACAAGGACAATGGCTATACTGAATGGTCCTTCGATCCATACCCTCATTTGAAGTTATGGTCCAGGCAGGAAAGAGCGAGGTTGAAGAAAAGATAG
- the lipA gene encoding lipoyl synthase, which produces MSKKEVQRKPDWLKIKLNTNENYTGLKKMMREKNLHTVCEEAKCPNIHECWAVRRTATFMILGDVCTRACRFCAVKTGLPTELDWQEPERVADSVTLMNLKHVVVTAVARDDLKDGGAAVFAETVRAIRRKNPFTSIEVLPSDMGGVAENLQTLMDARPDILNHNVETVKRLTPRIRARATYERSLEFLRRAKEMQPDIPTKSSIMVGLGETKEELIEAMDDLRANNVDILTLGQYLQPSKKHLEVQKYYHPDEFAELREIALAKGFSHCEAGPLVRSSYHADEQVNSAAKHKQQLAEQEAQQA; this is translated from the coding sequence ATGAGCAAAAAAGAGGTACAGAGAAAGCCTGATTGGCTGAAAATAAAGTTAAATACGAACGAAAACTATACGGGCTTAAAAAAGATGATGCGCGAGAAAAACCTACATACTGTGTGTGAAGAAGCAAAGTGCCCGAACATCCATGAATGCTGGGCAGTTAGACGGACTGCGACCTTCATGATCCTTGGCGATGTATGTACGCGTGCATGCCGTTTTTGTGCTGTAAAAACGGGACTGCCTACGGAACTTGACTGGCAGGAGCCAGAAAGAGTAGCGGATTCCGTTACCCTAATGAACCTTAAGCACGTCGTCGTAACAGCGGTAGCCCGCGATGACCTGAAGGATGGAGGGGCAGCTGTATTTGCTGAGACTGTAAGAGCAATCCGCCGGAAAAATCCGTTTACCTCTATTGAAGTACTGCCTTCTGATATGGGCGGAGTTGCAGAAAACCTGCAGACACTGATGGATGCTCGCCCGGATATTCTTAACCACAATGTCGAAACGGTAAAGCGCCTGACACCTAGAATCCGTGCTCGTGCTACCTATGAACGTTCACTGGAATTCCTGCGCAGGGCAAAAGAAATGCAGCCGGACATTCCGACAAAGTCAAGCATCATGGTTGGCCTGGGCGAAACGAAGGAAGAATTGATCGAAGCAATGGATGATTTGCGTGCGAACAATGTGGACATCCTTACACTTGGCCAATATTTGCAGCCTTCCAAAAAGCATCTTGAGGTACAGAAGTACTATCATCCGGATGAGTTTGCCGAGCTAAGGGAAATTGCACTGGCGAAAGGCTTCAGCCATTGCGAGGCAGGCCCTCTTGTCCGTTCATCCTACCATGCCGATGAACAGGTCAACTCAGCAGCGAAACATAAACAACAGCTTGCAGAGCAGGAAGCACAGCAGGCATAA
- a CDS encoding YutD family protein: MICINNLCYEIVDEERNGFNEEAFRARYSEILTKYDYIVGDWGYGQLRLRGFFDDQNQKSTFDTKISTVSEYLYEYCNFGCAYFVAKKVAKQGQDK; encoded by the coding sequence ATGATTTGCATCAATAACCTATGCTATGAAATAGTGGATGAAGAACGGAATGGCTTTAATGAGGAAGCATTTCGAGCCAGATACAGCGAGATTCTGACGAAATATGACTATATAGTTGGTGACTGGGGATATGGGCAGCTTCGCTTAAGAGGCTTTTTCGATGACCAGAACCAGAAATCAACATTCGATACGAAAATCAGTACGGTAAGTGAATACTTATATGAGTACTGCAATTTTGGCTGTGCCTATTTTGTCGCCAAGAAGGTAGCGAAGCAAGGTCAGGATAAATAG
- a CDS encoding cytosolic protein, which translates to MSKEDSEKYSDFSNVEKQKNYITAEDLPDGPYGSPFRMDEPVEGKSTPWREGQRTYSNFNYEFKSLHQGTPRKEAGAHPTHDDPSESEQPPYSDM; encoded by the coding sequence ATGAGCAAGGAAGACAGCGAAAAGTACTCTGATTTTTCGAATGTTGAAAAGCAAAAGAACTATATAACGGCTGAAGACTTACCTGATGGACCATATGGTTCGCCATTCCGGATGGATGAACCGGTTGAGGGTAAAAGCACACCTTGGCGTGAGGGACAACGGACCTACAGTAACTTCAATTATGAATTCAAGTCCCTTCATCAGGGTACACCAAGAAAAGAAGCTGGTGCCCACCCAACCCATGATGATCCGAGCGAAAGTGAGCAGCCGCCATATAGCGACATGTAA
- a CDS encoding DUF1805 domain-containing protein, protein MIDMSPIEIEGKTFLCISVKLPKTNLLVVTGDKGYIMCGALDVALLNEKLKSRKVIAGRAVGVKTIEELLEAPLESVTFEAENLGATKGMVGREALLLMN, encoded by the coding sequence ATGATCGATATGTCACCCATTGAAATAGAAGGCAAAACATTTTTATGCATATCTGTAAAATTGCCAAAGACAAACCTTCTTGTCGTTACCGGCGACAAAGGATATATAATGTGCGGCGCCCTTGATGTCGCGCTTCTCAATGAAAAGCTCAAGAGCAGGAAAGTCATTGCAGGCAGGGCGGTTGGCGTGAAAACGATTGAAGAATTGCTCGAAGCCCCGCTTGAGTCCGTCACATTCGAGGCGGAGAACCTTGGCGCCACAAAAGGGATGGTCGGCAGGGAAGCATTGCTGCTAATGAATTAA
- a CDS encoding methionine/alanine import family NSS transporter small subunit, translating into MDASAVAMMVVGMVIIWGGLAASVIHAVRKARS; encoded by the coding sequence ATGGATGCTAGCGCAGTTGCAATGATGGTAGTGGGTATGGTCATTATCTGGGGAGGACTCGCAGCAAGTGTAATCCATGCTGTTAGAAAAGCCCGTTCATAA
- a CDS encoding bifunctional UDP-sugar hydrolase/5'-nucleotidase yields the protein MEEMIHIYHTNDLHSHLEHWTSIHKLVTERRRWHEEEGDEVFVFDIGDHMDRWHPLSDATRGKANCRLLNEAGYDAGTIGNNEGITLPFEDLDSMYLEKEFEMLVANLYNQDGSRPVWAKPYHVYISKKGTRIGVIGVTVNFGRFYEQLGWKVTDPMEEIENCVDELKIQSDVIILLSHLGIHDDERIAEQFPEIDVILGGHTHHILHEGKEVGSSLLAGAGKFGYYTGHVTVKLDVDSKRILQKTALLYDMNEAGQAEDEKEMAAAYYMEGRELMGEPVANLPAKLTADPMQHTELARLLVQALREWCDADCAFMNAGMILKGLKQGDVTRFDLLEICPHPINPCTINMSGAELKEVLLQTRDESWPHLQIKGLGFRGTVMGVMEYDGIEFRQKGNVQQVFINGELIDAKKQYLLAIPDMFTFGRFFPEIQRAEEKRYWLPEFLRNLLEWKLTNMTINI from the coding sequence ATGGAAGAAATGATTCATATATACCATACGAATGATTTGCATAGCCATTTGGAGCACTGGACGAGTATCCATAAGCTTGTAACTGAGCGGCGGCGCTGGCATGAGGAAGAAGGCGATGAGGTTTTCGTTTTTGATATTGGGGATCATATGGACCGCTGGCACCCATTATCAGATGCGACAAGGGGGAAGGCGAATTGCCGACTGCTGAATGAAGCCGGTTATGATGCCGGAACCATTGGGAACAATGAAGGCATTACACTTCCTTTCGAGGATCTGGATTCGATGTATCTGGAAAAAGAATTCGAGATGCTTGTGGCGAATCTATACAATCAGGATGGAAGCCGTCCGGTTTGGGCAAAGCCTTATCATGTGTACATAAGCAAAAAAGGCACAAGGATCGGAGTAATTGGTGTCACGGTCAATTTCGGGCGCTTCTATGAGCAGCTCGGATGGAAGGTGACCGACCCAATGGAGGAAATTGAGAACTGTGTCGATGAGTTAAAAATACAAAGTGATGTCATCATTCTGTTATCCCATCTCGGGATTCATGATGATGAAAGGATTGCAGAACAGTTCCCGGAAATTGACGTCATTCTTGGCGGGCACACACATCATATTTTACATGAAGGGAAAGAGGTTGGCTCGAGTTTGCTCGCGGGTGCTGGCAAATTTGGATATTACACCGGCCATGTGACTGTGAAGCTGGATGTGGATTCAAAGCGGATTTTGCAGAAAACGGCTCTTCTGTACGATATGAATGAAGCCGGCCAGGCGGAAGACGAAAAGGAGATGGCTGCAGCCTATTACATGGAAGGAAGAGAACTTATGGGTGAGCCGGTGGCGAATCTGCCTGCTAAGTTAACAGCCGACCCCATGCAGCATACCGAACTGGCAAGGCTGCTCGTTCAGGCTTTAAGAGAGTGGTGTGATGCAGACTGCGCCTTTATGAATGCTGGCATGATTCTTAAGGGCCTCAAGCAGGGGGATGTAACGAGATTCGACCTCCTCGAAATCTGTCCGCACCCGATCAATCCATGTACGATCAACATGTCAGGTGCGGAACTGAAAGAAGTACTCCTTCAGACAAGGGATGAATCATGGCCCCATCTGCAGATAAAAGGACTTGGCTTCCGCGGCACCGTGATGGGTGTCATGGAGTACGACGGGATTGAGTTTCGCCAAAAGGGCAATGTCCAGCAAGTGTTCATCAACGGCGAGCTCATTGATGCGAAAAAGCAGTACTTGCTCGCCATTCCCGATATGTTCACGTTCGGCCGGTTTTTTCCGGAAATCCAGCGTGCTGAGGAAAAACGATACTGGCTGCCGGAGTTCCTCCGCAATCTGCTTGAGTGGAAGCTTACAAATATGACCATTAATATTTGA
- a CDS encoding sodium-dependent transporter, with translation MENRPQWGTRAGFILAAVGSAVGLGNIWRFPGVAYENGGGAFFFPYLFALLTAGIPILILEFTIGHKYRGSAPLSYFKMRKGAEWLGWWQLAISFVISTYYAVIIAWAMSYAYFSLSKQWGDDPLSFLVGDYLKVVDAGQVGGIVPGVFLPLVIVWVISLGILFKGVKKGIEVANKIFIPALVILFMIIVVRALTLDGAIDGVNAFFKPDWSQILNGKVWVAAYGQIFFSLSIAFAIMITYSSYLPKKSDITNNAFITAFANSSFELLAGIGVFAALGFMAMQQGVPIDEVVSKGVILAFAVFPQIINELPAFSAAFGVLFFVSLTLAGLSSLISIVETYIAGVQDKFNVSRTKAVAIGGGLSALVSILFATQGGLNFLDTADAFINNYGVALAGLVEVVFIVWVAKELKNLQNHADAISDIRLGSWWVISLKYITPVVLGIMMVMNIMTDIKTSYGGYPVMFNVYYGWFVAIGAVIVGFIFAKAKKWDTALYEVPQDKGVAK, from the coding sequence ATGGAAAATCGTCCACAGTGGGGCACGAGGGCAGGATTCATTCTTGCTGCGGTAGGTTCGGCAGTCGGGTTGGGAAATATTTGGCGCTTCCCGGGTGTAGCTTATGAGAATGGCGGGGGAGCATTCTTCTTCCCATACTTATTTGCTTTATTAACAGCAGGTATCCCAATTTTGATTTTGGAATTCACCATCGGTCATAAGTACCGCGGATCTGCACCATTAAGTTATTTCAAGATGCGAAAAGGCGCAGAATGGCTTGGCTGGTGGCAGCTTGCTATTTCTTTTGTCATTTCGACGTATTACGCAGTCATTATCGCATGGGCAATGTCCTACGCTTATTTCTCGCTCAGCAAGCAGTGGGGAGACGATCCGCTTAGCTTCCTTGTTGGGGATTATTTAAAGGTAGTGGACGCTGGCCAGGTAGGCGGTATCGTACCAGGTGTATTCCTGCCATTAGTCATTGTATGGGTCATTTCTCTTGGTATTTTGTTCAAAGGCGTCAAGAAAGGTATTGAAGTAGCGAACAAGATCTTTATTCCTGCACTTGTTATTTTATTTATGATTATTGTTGTTCGCGCATTGACTCTGGATGGAGCAATTGATGGTGTAAACGCATTTTTCAAGCCTGACTGGAGCCAGATCCTGAACGGTAAAGTATGGGTAGCGGCATATGGACAGATTTTCTTCAGTTTATCGATCGCATTTGCAATCATGATCACGTACTCAAGTTATCTTCCTAAGAAATCTGATATTACAAACAACGCTTTCATTACTGCTTTTGCCAACTCTTCCTTTGAATTGCTGGCTGGTATCGGCGTATTCGCGGCATTGGGCTTCATGGCAATGCAGCAAGGCGTTCCAATTGATGAAGTGGTAAGCAAAGGGGTTATCCTTGCATTTGCGGTCTTCCCGCAGATCATAAATGAATTGCCGGCGTTCAGTGCGGCGTTCGGAGTACTGTTCTTCGTCAGCTTAACACTGGCAGGACTGTCTTCGTTGATTTCAATTGTTGAAACATATATTGCCGGGGTACAGGACAAATTCAATGTTTCCCGTACTAAGGCAGTAGCAATCGGCGGCGGTCTATCTGCATTGGTTTCCATCCTGTTCGCAACACAGGGCGGCTTGAATTTCCTTGACACAGCAGATGCGTTCATCAATAACTATGGTGTCGCTCTTGCCGGTCTTGTTGAAGTAGTCTTCATTGTATGGGTTGCAAAGGAACTGAAGAACCTGCAAAACCATGCTGATGCAATTTCTGATATCCGTCTTGGAAGCTGGTGGGTGATTTCCCTGAAATACATCACTCCAGTAGTATTGGGTATCATGATGGTCATGAACATCATGACAGATATTAAAACAAGTTATGGCGGCTATCCAGTCATGTTCAATGTCTACTATGGATGGTTTGTCGCAATCGGTGCTGTTATTGTTGGATTCATTTTTGCAAAAGCAAAGAAATGGGATACTGCACTTTATGAAGTTCCACAAGACAAGGGGGTTGCTAAGTAA
- a CDS encoding YhcN/YlaJ family sporulation lipoprotein: MKKALMALGICGTVAMTGCAAGDDNAAQEGRDGRTGIYQQSGNTLNVNDQRPDLYNEDGRKGLKNRSEDFGYVRQQRTGVMGAKNPENAYEAIDRERIADMISRFSLMAPNVDDVSTLVTDEEVLIVYQTDSANRNETADQVKRMAMSVVPRWFHVYVSDDTSLRKEVENFASLDTDSRNVDDLVDGVIKQMLKSPQGRPMSTGENANGEAKGELNEETDKDDMSTQMKKGQ, translated from the coding sequence TTGAAAAAAGCATTAATGGCTCTTGGTATTTGCGGAACAGTGGCTATGACTGGATGTGCTGCGGGTGACGATAATGCCGCACAGGAAGGCCGTGATGGCAGGACTGGTATTTACCAGCAAAGCGGAAACACACTGAATGTTAATGATCAGCGTCCTGACTTATATAACGAAGATGGACGTAAAGGATTGAAAAATAGAAGCGAGGACTTCGGATACGTCCGTCAGCAGAGAACTGGTGTAATGGGAGCTAAAAATCCAGAAAACGCATACGAAGCGATCGACCGCGAGCGTATCGCCGATATGATCAGCAGGTTCAGTTTGATGGCACCGAATGTCGATGATGTGTCAACACTTGTCACTGATGAGGAAGTACTAATTGTATACCAGACAGATTCTGCAAATCGCAACGAAACTGCAGACCAGGTGAAACGGATGGCAATGTCAGTCGTTCCGCGCTGGTTCCATGTATACGTTTCAGACGATACTAGCCTGCGAAAAGAAGTAGAGAACTTCGCCTCGCTTGATACCGATAGCCGCAATGTCGACGATTTGGTCGATGGCGTCATCAAGCAGATGCTTAAATCTCCTCAAGGCCGGCCTATGAGCACTGGCGAAAATGCCAATGGCGAGGCAAAAGGCGAATTGAATGAAGAAACTGACAAGGACGATATGTCAACACAGATGAAAAAGGGTCAATAA
- a CDS encoding HD-GYP domain-containing protein — protein sequence MRLVATTSVEEGTLLGKAIYNDQGQILLNVGVRLERNILKRLEEFRIDYIYIKDPDTDDIIVKNAIPDEMRINAIMTIGETFKQVQLDSKISQTFVLEKSARKFKKLIVALLDELKSSKDLLNLLSDVFLHDHYIFSHSLNVTLYSLAIGIEMKLSPKELEQLGLGAILHDVGKMKVPEEILSKPGKLTAEEFQIIKAHAEDGFQMLRNIPTVPLIVAHCAYQHHERLNGAGYPRGLKEAEIHLFGKILGVADVFDAVTSNRVYRPAMLPHEGLEILYSGAGSLFDPKIVDAFRRAVAIYPIGLTVTLSDGRKGVVAQQNPGLSERPVVRILEESGQRVEPYNLDLKSNLSQMIVSCDTIIQYEYATNY from the coding sequence ATGAGACTCGTAGCCACCACATCGGTAGAGGAAGGGACTTTACTCGGGAAAGCCATTTATAATGATCAGGGCCAAATCCTGCTAAATGTGGGTGTACGGCTCGAGCGAAACATTCTGAAAAGGCTTGAAGAGTTTAGGATTGATTATATCTATATTAAAGACCCTGATACCGATGATATCATCGTGAAAAACGCGATACCAGATGAAATGCGGATCAATGCGATCATGACAATCGGGGAAACTTTTAAACAAGTTCAGCTGGATTCCAAGATCTCACAAACCTTCGTGCTGGAAAAATCGGCGAGGAAATTCAAGAAGCTGATTGTTGCTTTACTTGATGAATTAAAGAGCAGCAAAGATCTATTGAACCTGCTTTCGGATGTATTCCTGCATGACCATTATATTTTTTCGCATAGCTTGAACGTCACACTTTACTCGCTTGCGATTGGAATAGAAATGAAGCTCTCTCCGAAGGAACTTGAACAGCTGGGGCTCGGGGCGATTTTGCATGATGTAGGGAAAATGAAGGTCCCCGAAGAAATTTTATCAAAGCCAGGCAAACTGACTGCGGAAGAATTCCAAATCATCAAGGCCCATGCTGAGGACGGCTTCCAGATGCTCAGGAATATTCCGACTGTCCCGCTGATTGTTGCCCATTGTGCGTATCAGCATCATGAACGGTTGAATGGAGCGGGGTATCCGCGAGGTTTAAAGGAGGCTGAAATCCACTTATTCGGAAAAATCCTCGGAGTGGCGGATGTATTTGATGCTGTCACATCCAATCGGGTATACCGGCCGGCAATGCTGCCGCATGAAGGCCTGGAAATCCTTTATTCCGGTGCAGGCAGCCTGTTTGACCCAAAGATCGTAGACGCGTTCCGCAGAGCTGTGGCCATCTATCCAATCGGCCTGACTGTCACCCTGAGTGATGGCCGGAAGGGAGTCGTAGCACAACAAAATCCTGGTTTGAGCGAGCGGCCTGTTGTCCGTATTCTGGAGGAAAGCGGCCAAAGAGTGGAACCATACAACCTGGATCTAAAATCCAATCTATCACAGATGATTGTCAGCTGTGATACGATCATACAATACGAGTATGCAACGAATTATTAA
- a CDS encoding DUF3055 domain-containing protein: MTEQFFLYDETEATKTRFVSFVGENQRFDLAILQTGRYYGKSIVLDIQGSRFAILGHDDLDEEGYLEYAYNLSEEDAEELRSFLRPIL; the protein is encoded by the coding sequence ATGACGGAACAATTTTTTTTATACGATGAAACAGAAGCGACAAAAACACGCTTTGTAAGCTTTGTGGGTGAAAACCAGCGTTTTGACCTTGCCATCCTGCAGACAGGAAGATATTATGGCAAGAGTATCGTATTGGATATCCAGGGGAGCCGATTCGCGATCCTTGGCCACGATGACCTTGATGAAGAAGGCTATCTCGAATATGCCTACAACTTATCCGAAGAAGATGCGGAAGAACTTCGCTCATTCCTGCGGCCAATCCTTTAA
- the yunB gene encoding sporulation protein YunB, translating to MAKFGRRLPRKGPLPFRYVFLLTFVFFSFSTAAGLWIIDKGLEPTLMKYAESQTRKIATLVINKAINKKIASGMDIDKVIEFVPVDGGTTTVVKFNTEIINRVKAETTNIVQMNLKEAERGNLTSLEMLSDVELVTDEKDREEGIIYYVPLGQATNNALLGNMGPRVPVKFNAIGDVTADVVWDTEEHGINNTLINVSVRVKVNVQIIIPFATEIATVQENIPIGSFYYPGKVPQFYNGGGDTSPAIQLPGE from the coding sequence TTGGCAAAATTCGGCCGGCGGCTGCCTCGGAAAGGGCCCTTGCCTTTCAGGTATGTATTCCTGCTGACATTCGTATTTTTTTCCTTTTCCACTGCCGCAGGACTTTGGATCATCGATAAAGGACTTGAACCGACTTTGATGAAATATGCTGAATCCCAGACAAGAAAAATTGCGACTCTGGTTATCAACAAGGCAATCAACAAAAAAATAGCCAGCGGGATGGATATTGATAAAGTAATTGAATTTGTACCGGTGGATGGAGGTACAACCACTGTGGTGAAATTCAACACAGAAATCATCAACCGGGTAAAAGCGGAAACAACCAATATTGTACAAATGAACCTGAAAGAAGCAGAAAGAGGGAATCTTACCTCTCTAGAAATGTTATCCGATGTCGAGCTCGTAACCGATGAAAAAGACAGGGAAGAAGGAATCATTTATTATGTTCCTTTGGGTCAGGCGACCAACAATGCGCTGCTCGGTAATATGGGGCCAAGGGTTCCGGTGAAGTTCAATGCAATCGGCGATGTGACGGCGGATGTCGTCTGGGATACTGAAGAGCATGGGATCAATAATACCCTTATAAATGTATCGGTCAGGGTAAAAGTGAATGTGCAAATCATTATTCCTTTTGCGACAGAAATCGCAACCGTTCAGGAAAATATTCCGATTGGCAGCTTCTATTATCCTGGAAAAGTACCACAGTTCTACAATGGCGGAGGAGATACATCCCCAGCCATCCAGCTTCCTGGCGAATAA
- a CDS encoding Na+/H+ antiporter NhaC family protein, producing MENTIFSLLPPLLAILMVVITRRVLLSLGTGIVAAAFLLADFNIIETFAIMWDAAKGIVIADGELNTYSLYIILFLLLLGTITAFISISGGSRAFGEWAMKRVKTRAGAQLVGAFLGIIIFIDDYFNALAVGQITRPITDRQKVSRAKLAYIIDSTSAPMCVISPISSWGAYIIALIGTILAAHGVNEYSAFSGFMQIVPMNFYALAALAMVFIVALRNVEIGPMKKHEELAITEGIVVPQDKPVPGELKDDLPTSTKGTVGDLVWPIVALVVGTVGMMLWTGASAVEGKVTIFGIFENTDVTKSLVTGGLLGLAVALILFVRQAAVLKGVNANVFGKGLAEGIKSMLPAIYILVFAWVIVDLIGRLETGKYLAGIVESSNINIAFLPFLLFLVAGIMAFSTGTSWGSFGILLPIAGDIAAAADITILLPALAAVLAGAVFGDHCSPISDTTILSSTGAGSHHMDHVMTQLPYALISAAISAVGFLVLGFTGSTLAALAVVAILLVAFAFIFGSKTNQEEVLKENLAE from the coding sequence ATGGAGAACACAATTTTTTCATTGCTGCCGCCATTATTGGCTATTTTGATGGTAGTGATCACAAGGCGGGTGCTATTGTCTTTGGGGACAGGCATCGTCGCAGCAGCGTTTTTGCTTGCTGACTTTAATATCATTGAAACATTCGCTATTATGTGGGATGCAGCCAAGGGGATAGTCATCGCTGATGGCGAACTGAACACGTATAGCTTATACATCATTTTATTTTTGCTGCTTTTGGGTACAATTACAGCCTTCATTTCTATTTCAGGAGGAAGCCGAGCGTTCGGCGAATGGGCAATGAAGCGTGTCAAAACAAGAGCTGGAGCTCAATTAGTCGGTGCTTTCCTTGGCATTATTATTTTTATTGATGATTATTTCAATGCACTGGCTGTAGGGCAGATCACTCGTCCAATCACGGACCGCCAGAAGGTTTCGCGCGCAAAACTGGCCTATATAATCGATTCAACTTCAGCACCAATGTGTGTCATCTCTCCGATTTCCAGCTGGGGTGCTTATATCATTGCATTGATTGGTACAATCCTTGCTGCACACGGCGTGAATGAATACAGTGCGTTCTCAGGGTTCATGCAGATCGTGCCGATGAACTTCTATGCTCTTGCAGCATTGGCAATGGTGTTCATTGTTGCTCTTAGGAATGTTGAAATCGGCCCAATGAAAAAGCATGAGGAACTTGCGATTACGGAAGGAATTGTTGTTCCTCAGGACAAGCCGGTACCAGGGGAACTGAAGGATGATCTGCCAACGAGTACGAAAGGTACTGTTGGAGACCTTGTATGGCCGATTGTAGCCCTTGTCGTAGGAACAGTAGGCATGATGCTCTGGACAGGCGCAAGTGCTGTTGAAGGAAAAGTAACCATTTTCGGTATTTTTGAAAATACAGATGTCACCAAATCTCTTGTAACTGGCGGATTGTTGGGACTTGCTGTAGCGTTGATTCTTTTTGTCAGACAGGCGGCTGTATTAAAAGGCGTCAATGCCAATGTCTTTGGAAAAGGACTAGCTGAGGGCATTAAATCAATGCTTCCGGCTATCTATATTCTCGTTTTTGCCTGGGTCATCGTTGACCTGATTGGCCGGCTTGAAACAGGTAAATATCTGGCAGGCATCGTTGAAAGCTCAAACATCAATATTGCCTTCCTGCCATTCCTGTTGTTCCTCGTAGCCGGAATCATGGCGTTCTCAACAGGAACATCATGGGGATCATTCGGAATACTGCTTCCGATTGCAGGAGATATCGCAGCGGCTGCTGATATTACAATTCTTTTGCCTGCTTTAGCAGCTGTCCTGGCTGGTGCAGTTTTTGGAGACCACTGCTCGCCAATTTCCGATACAACGATCCTATCATCAACAGGTGCTGGTTCACATCATATGGACCATGTCATGACACAGCTGCCATACGCGCTGATTTCAGCAGCAATTTCTGCTGTCGGATTCCTGGTCCTCGGTTTTACAGGCAGCACGCTCGCAGCACTTGCAGTAGTGGCCATCCTGCTGGTTGCTTTTGCGTTCATCTTCGGAAGCAAAACAAACCAGGAAGAAGTACTGAAAGAAAATCTAGCAGAATAA